ACATATTTCGAGTATTTCTGCATTGTACTCCTTCATTTTCTTTTTTAGATAGGTTCTCAAACTCTCCTTCTCAAGTGTTTTCATATCGATTCCAAGAATCCCGGAAACTTCGGAAAATATGCCCATTGAATTGGTATTGGTTTTTTGCTTAAAGATTTTTGTGGTTACAAAAGAGGGTGTAGTAAAAGGTTAGCCTTACTGCTACGAGGATGAGGACATCAGGCTGACCGTGAGGGATGCGGAAGATGTAAGGAAGTGCAGTGGAGGTTACCTTCGCCATTCTTCGGAGAGCAACGCAAAGCGAAGAATGCGAGGTTCCAGATCAACAACGTTTTAGAAAATTCAAGAACCATCAAAAACCTTTTCCAAATTCAGACTGCGACACCTTCTCAGGAAAAACCGAGAAATCAAATCTACTGCAGATCTTCAATCTCACCGTCCATCCATATTCGTTTTATCCACTTCACTTTATCAAAATCTGAATCTTCGGATACAATGTGTCTTATCCCAGCCCTTTTCATGCTTGCGGCATGTATTGCATCCGATGGCTTCAGGTTGTATTTAGCCATGATTTCTTTCATGAGCCCGTATTCTTCACCATCCAGCCGAATAATGTTTACAAGATTCATTATCCTATCCAGAAATTCAAATATTTCCTCAAGCTCTATTCCGTACTTCCTGTTCAAAATCCAGACAACTTCGTCAATCACAACGATGTTGGTTAGAAGATTGTGGTTTTCCAGCTTCTTTAAGAGGCTTACACAGTAATCGAAGGTCTCATCACTCTCAGAGTATTTTAGGTAAATTATATAGTTCGCATCTATGAAAACTTTCAAAACTCATCCTCCAAGCTGAATTTATAAACGTCCCTCGCAATTTTCTTTCTGTTCTCTTTGAGCCATCTCACAAGCTCGTCTACGTCAGACCTTTCAATCACAATTTTTCCATTTCTCTCATCGATAAGCAGGAGATTACCGGGCTCGATGCCAAGTCTCTCCCGTATAACTTTGGGTATCACAATCTGCCCCTTTGGCCCGACTCTAACTTTTAGGCTAACCATTGGTATAACTCTGTACAACAAGAAATATAACTCTTTCTACAGGCTACCTTTAGATATGTAGCCCATCCATAACCGGTTTCACATTGATTTCAGCATCATGGTCTGCTTGTGCCAATCTTCATTCCACACGACTAACTTGCTTCTACATGCAGAAATCAGAGAAAAACTTTTTTATCTGCCACCCAAGTTTGAATGTGCCAAAAGCTAAAGCGCTGATCGAGATAACAAAGCCAAAGCAAACTTTGTTATTAATGGTTACCTTTATTGTGTCCTATCTCGTGGGATCGGGCGTTATTGACTTCAGGTTTGCTGAGGCCTTTTTTTCAATGTACCTCGCAATTTCCGGAACCACG
This region of Archaeoglobus neptunius genomic DNA includes:
- a CDS encoding type II toxin-antitoxin system VapC family toxin, whose protein sequence is MKVFIDANYIIYLKYSESDETFDYCVSLLKKLENHNLLTNIVVIDEVVWILNRKYGIELEEIFEFLDRIMNLVNIIRLDGEEYGLMKEIMAKYNLKPSDAIHAASMKRAGIRHIVSEDSDFDKVKWIKRIWMDGEIEDLQ
- a CDS encoding AbrB/MazE/SpoVT family DNA-binding domain-containing protein, whose product is MVSLKVRVGPKGQIVIPKVIRERLGIEPGNLLLIDERNGKIVIERSDVDELVRWLKENRKKIARDVYKFSLEDEF